The following are from one region of the Heliangelus exortis chromosome 29, bHelExo1.hap1, whole genome shotgun sequence genome:
- the LOC139788397 gene encoding feather keratin Cos1-1/Cos1-3/Cos2-1, with product MSCYNQCQPCCQPCGPTPLASSCNEPCCRQCQSSTVVIEPSPVVVTLPGPILSSFPQNTVVGSSTSAAVGSILSCDGVPINSGGVDLSCITSRYCGNRCRPC from the coding sequence ATGTCCTGCTACAaccagtgccagccctgctgccagccctgtggcCCAACCCCTCTGGCCAGCAGCTGCAATGAGCCCTGTtgcaggcagtgccagagctccACCGTTGTCATTGAGCCCTCCCCCGTGGTGGTGACCCTGCCCggacccatcctcagctccttcccacagaaCACCGTGGTGGGctcctccacctctgctgctgttggcagcatcctcagctgtgatggagtgcccatcaactccgGGGGTGTGGACCTCTCCTGCATCACCAGCCGCTACTGTGGCAACAGATGTAGGCCATGCTAA
- the LOC139788396 gene encoding uncharacterized protein, which translates to MEGTWGRDSIASTDVFQTWKSSYLSSRHLQKPSSWKIRGRREEMKRQKCRKPRHSPYHYLGRFNLTGACGKIITLNRVPLGLRQCRATIKGSPALCSLIHFSCLLLLGNQVNVSPRDMSCYNQCQPCCQPCGPTPLASSCNEPCCRQCQSSTIVIQPSPVVVTLPGPILSSFPQNTAVGSSTSAAVGSILSSSGVPISSGGVDLSCITSRYCGRRCPPC; encoded by the exons ATGGAGGGCACGTGGGGAAGAGACAGCATTGCTTCCACTGATGTCTTTCAGACCTGGAAATCCTCATACCTTTCATCCCGGCACTTACAGAAGCCTTCATCTTGGAAAATACGAGGCAGAAGGGAGGAAATGAAAAGGCAGAAGTGCAGGAAACCAAGACACAGCCCATACCATTACCTGGGACGGTTTAATTTGACAGGAGCTTGTGGGAAAATTATTACTCTCAACAGGGTGCCTCTGGGCCTGAGGCAGTGCAGGGCTACTATAAAaggcagcccagctctctgctccctcatcCACTTCTCTTGCCTCCTTCTCCTAGGGAATCAG GTGAACGTCTCTCCCAGAGACATGTCCTGCTACAaccagtgccagccctgctgccagccctgtggcCCAACCCCTCTGGCCAGCAGCTGCAATGAGCCCTGTtgcaggcagtgccagagctccACCATTGTCATCCAGCCCTCCCCCGTGGTGGTGACCCTGCCCggacccatcctcagctccttcccacagaaCACCGCTGTGGGctcctccacctctgctgctgttggcagcatcctcagctcaaGTGGAGTGCCCATCAGCTCCGGGGGGGTGGACCTCTCCTGCATCACCAGCCGCTACTGTGGCAGAAGATGCCCCCCTTGCTAA
- the LOC139788487 gene encoding feather keratin Cos1-1/Cos1-3/Cos2-1-like, protein MSHTITWDALHLKGACQRSITSQQVPLGLRQCRATIKGSPALCSLIHFSCLLLLGNQVNLSPRDMSCYNQCQPCCQPCGPTPLASSCNEPCCRQCQSSTVVIEPSPVVVTLPGPILSSFPQNTAVGSSTSAAVGSILSSSGVPISSGGVDLSCITSRYCGRRCPPC, encoded by the exons ATGTCCCATACCATTACCTGGGATGCTTTGCATTTGAAAGGAGCTTGTCAGAGAAGCATTACTTCCCAACAGGTGCCTCTGGGCCTGAGGCAGTGCAGGGCTACTATAAAaggcagcccagctctctgctccctcatcCACTTCTCTTGCCTCCTTCTCCTTGGGAATCAG GTGAACCTCTCTCCCAGAGACATGTCCTGCTACAaccagtgccagccctgctgccagccctgtggcCCAACCCCTCTGGCCAGCAGCTGCAATGAGCCCTGTtgcaggcagtgccagagctccACTGTTGTCATTGAGCCCTCCCCTGTGGTGGTGACCCTGCCCggacccatcctcagctccttcccacagaaCACCGCTGTGGGctcctccacctctgctgctgttggcagcatcctcagctcaaGTGGAGTGCCCATCAGCTCCGGGGGGGTGGACCTCTCCTGCATCACCAGCCGCTACTGTGGCAGAAGATGCCCCCCTTGCTAA